The following coding sequences are from one Manis pentadactyla isolate mManPen7 chromosome 13, mManPen7.hap1, whole genome shotgun sequence window:
- the LOC130680281 gene encoding protein FAM170A-like → MAGIKIYYRRVQMKRGVAVSWDEVEVLEPASKKSKRQFTFSEEAEQASDIWNGLSTRELVDVSDDSEAPQEGEQAGSAVQPPAQEETEQAGSAGEPPAQEESPRAETPEWLVALDSGFRCLACCRVFPSLEVLQDHVDSAVREGFSCRVFHHEEEEDEEEDDDDDDDNDDDKEEEEEEENRCMIL, encoded by the exons ATGGCAGGCATCAAGATTTACTACAGGCGTGTCCAGATGAAAAGAGGTGTGGCTGTGTCATGGGATGAGGTGGAAGTCTTGGAGCCCGCCTCAAAGAAGAGCAAAAGACAATTTACTTTTTCTGAAGAGGCTGAACAGGCCTCAGACATATGGAATGGCTTGTCTACACGGGAACTCGTAGATGTCAGCGACGATAGTGAAGCCCCACAGGAGGgggagcaggctggcagtgcggtgcagcctccagcccaggaggagacggagcaggctggcagtgcaggggagcctccagcccaggaggagagccCCAGGGCCGAGACGCCTGAGTGGCTGGTGGCCCTGGACAGCGGCTTCAGGTGCCTGGCCTGCTGCCGCGTTTTCCCCAGCTTGGAGGTCCTGCAGGACCACGTGGACAGTGCGGTCCGTGAGGGCTTCAGCTGCCGGGTCTTCcatcat gaagaggaggaagacgaGGAGGAAGACGATGACGACGACGACGACAACGACGAcgacaaggaggaggaggaggaggaggagaatcgATGCATGATCCTTTAG